The Impatiens glandulifera chromosome 8, dImpGla2.1, whole genome shotgun sequence genome includes a window with the following:
- the LOC124912435 gene encoding uncharacterized protein LOC124912435 — translation MMNLFMEGALFQVTSAYSLFGSPVSSPSTKLAYRSSMARSVRIAVVGDVHDDWNLSEDTKALQLLQPDLVLFTGDFGNENVELVRSIADLQFAKAVILGNHDAWRTQQFAEKRKDKVQLQLECLGEEHVGYRRLDYPALKLSIVGGRPFSCGGEQLFRKRLLASRYGVNDMEGSAKKIYQAALGAPDDYSVIFLAHNGPKGLGSKVDDICGKDWGSGGGDHGDLDLTHAITHLKETTKLSIPLVVFGHMHKELLYGNGLRKMIVHGSDNTIYLNGAIVPRVKKMDGDQCTSNGSTNNVNNVVGILSPNSAGTLRAFTLVEILDGKLKKITETWVSVVGSNTKLEEENVLYSADPMGTANL, via the exons ATGATGAATCTATTCATGGAGGGCGCGTTATTTCAGGTGACATCAGCTTATTCCCTCTTTGGCTCGCCAGTCTCCTCTCCCTCTACAAAGCTTGCTTACCGCTCATCAATGGCGCGCTCCGTTCGAATTGCCGTCGTCGGAGACGTT CATGATGACTGGAATCTATCAGAAGATACCAAGGCACTACAACTTCTTCAG CCAGATTTGGTGCTGTTCACAG GTGATTTTGGAAATGAGAATGTTGAACTTGTTAGAAGTATTGCAGACCTACAATTTGCTAAAGCAGTTATACTGGGGAACCATGATGCCTGGAGAACTCAACAATTTGCTGAAAA GAGGAAGGACAAGGTTCAGCTTCAACTTGAGTG CCTTGGAGAGGAGCATGTAGGTTATCGCCGTTTGGACTACCCTGCATTAAAGTTGAGCATTGTTGGGGGGAGACCATTTTCTTGTGGAGGTGAGCAGTTATTTCGGAAAAGACTTCTGGCTTCAAG ATATGGCGTCAATGACATGGAAGGAAGTGCTAAGAAAATCTATCAAGCAGCTTTGGGTGCACCAGATGACTATTCAGTCATTTTTCTTGCTCATAATGGTCCTAAAG GGCTAGGTTCAAAGGTAGATGACATTTGTGGGAAGGATTGGGGTTCTGGAGGTGGTGACCATGGTGATCTAG ATTTAACGCATGCCATAACCCATTTGAAAGAAACAACAAAATTGTCTATCCCATTGGTTGTGTTTGGCCACATGCATAAAGAGCTGTTATATGGAAATGGCCTTCGAAAGATGATTGTCCATGGTTCTGACAACACTATATACCTGAATGGGGCCATTGTTCCCAGAGTTAAAAAAATGGATGGTGACCAATGTACAAGCAATGGAAGCACGAACAATGTAAACAATGTAGTCGGAATTCTTTCTCCAAATTCAGCAGGTACACTTCGAGCATTTACTCTTGTAGAGATTTTGGATGGGAAGTTAAAGAAAATAACTGAAACATGGGTTTCAGTTGTTGGAAGCAACACCAAATTAGAGGAAGAAAACGTGTTGTATAGTGCTGATCCTATGGGCACTGCGAATTTATAA
- the LOC124911669 gene encoding class V chitinase-like, with protein sequence MAYPVVKGVYWLGESEFPLYKIESNLFTHIFWSFANLDPKTHEVSVDVTADTFTNFTTTVRQKNPDVKTLISIGGPKADVSAFVAMASNGDARKKFIDSSIKLARDYEFDGLDLDWEYPASEMEMTNFGLLVQEWRVAVAVDAGNPTQEHALLLTATVSSASSVKTLNDKDDQPYSYPSKIINHDLDWINLKDYDFYSSKLEGDKTRAPAALYDHAANSNVSGSSGIQDWIQAGVKPQKLVLGIAFYGYGWKLKDPNTHGILAPADGPAPWTGLNGSMEYYHIKAFINKNNATTVFDTSFVTDYCYKGKTWFAYDGIQSVKHKVAYLKAQDLRGYFAWHAGADDLNGELSAAASQAWGTGA encoded by the exons ATGGCATATCCGGTTGTGAAAGGAGTGTATTGGTTGGGCGAGAGTGAATTCCCTCTCTATAAGATTGAATCAAATCTCTTCACCCACATCTTCTGGAGTTTTGCGAATCTCGATCCGAAAACCCACGAAGTCTCTGTTGATGTAACAGCCGACACATTCACGAATTTCACAACAACTGTCCGGCAGAAGAACCCTGATGTGAAAACATTGATCTCTATCGGAGGTCCAAAAGCGGACGTATCTGCTTTTGTTGCCATGGCTAGCAATGGCGACGCACGTAAAAAATTCATTGATTCCTCGATCAAGTTGGCTAGGGATTACGAGTTCGATGGCCTCGACCTCGATTGGGAATACCCAGCAAGTGAAATGGAGATGACAAACTTTGGGCTGCTTGTTCAAGAGTGGCGGGTAGCAGTGGCTGTGGATGCTGGGAATCCCACTCAAGAACATGCATTACTTCTCACAGCAACGGTTTCCTCCGCATCTTCTGTAAAAACATTAAACGACAAAGATGATCAGCCGTACTCCTATCCTTCCAAGATAATAAACCACGACTTAGATTGGATTAATCTCAAGGATTACGACTTCTATTCTTCCAAACTGGAGGGCGACAAAACACGCGCACCCGCGGCTCTCTACGACCACGCCGCTAACTCTAACGTGAGTGGGAGTAGCGGAATCCAAGACTGGATCCAAGCTGGGGTCAAACCACAAAAATTGGTTCTCGGGATCGCCTTTTATGGCTACGGTTGGAAGCTAAAGGATCCTAATACTCACGGCATTTTGGCCCCGGCAGATGGTCCCGCGCCTTGGACCGGCCTTAACGGCTCAATGGAGTACTACCATATCAAGGCTTTTATCAACAAAAACAACGCAACCACTGTTTTCGATACTAGTTTTGTCACCGATTATTGTTACAAGGGTAAGACCTGGTTCGCCTACGACGGCATTCAGAGTGTCAAGCATAAGGTCGCTTATCTTAAGGCCCAAGACTTGCGTGGTTACTTTGCATGGCACGCTGGAGCCGACGACCTAAATGGAGAGCTTTCCGCCGCGG CTTCACAAGCATGGGGTACTGGAGCTTAA
- the LOC124911668 gene encoding class V chitinase-like produces the protein MGDVKAIYWFAESGFPIERIDSKLYTHIFCGFAKLNSETNQLVISPNHQHYFSSFTPTVQQKNPNVKTLISIGGGGINTTAYANMASQPGTRRTFIDSSIKLARAYGFHGLDLDWEFPLDNTQMANLGKLVDEWRVAVEAEHRSSGKEVLLLTAAVSFGPILWGGRSYPYPSIARSLDWINVMSYDFYSPVDRGDDEKSLTRAPAALFDRTSNVSGSYGLNAWIQAGVPANKLVLGIPFYGIGWRLVNPNAHGLNAKANGPAGPGDSTFEYHKIRNMIQNGAGHDFNDIVVTNYCYAGTTWIGYDDTESVETKVIYVRSNRFRGYFAWHVGADLNDELSRAGS, from the coding sequence ATGGGGGATGTCAAAGCTATATATTGGTTTGCTGAAAGTGGATTCCCTATCGAAAGAATTGATTCAAAACTTTACACCCACATCTTTTGCGGTTTTGCCAAGCTTAATTCCGAAACCAACCAATTAGTTATATCCCCAAATCACCAACACTACTTCTCAAGTTTCACACCAACTGTCCAGCAAAAGAACCCTAATGTTAAAACCTTGATATCTATTGGGGGTGGAGGCATCAACACAACTGCTTATGCCAACATGGCTAGCCAACCCGGGACGCGTAGAACATTCATTGATTCATCGATCAAGTTGGCTAGGGCTTATGGATTTCACGGCCTTGATCTTGATTGGGAATTCCCATTAGATAACACTCAGATGGCCAACCTTGGCAAGCTTGTTGACGAGTGGCGGGTAGCTGTGGAAGCCGAGCATAGGAGCTCAGGTAAGGAGGTGTTGCTTTTGACGGCAGCGGTTTCCTTTGGACCGATATTATGGGGGGGAAGGAGCTATCCTTACCCGTCAATAGCCAGAAGCTTAGATTGGATTAATGTGATGTCTTATGACTTCTATTCCCCTGTCGACCGGGGGGATGATGAAAAAAGTCTCACACGTGCACCTGCGGCCCTATTTGACCGCACCTCTAATGTAAGTGGGAGCTACGGACTCAATGCTTGGATTCAAGCTGGTGTTCCCGCAAACAAGCTGGTTCTCGGGATTCCCTTCTATGGGATTGGTTGGAGGCTTGTAAATCCTAATGCTCACGGGCTTAACGCAAAGGCAAATGGTCCGGCTGGTCCTGGTGATAGCACGTTTGAGTACCACAAGATCCGAAATATGATCCAAAATGGAGCAGGTCATGATTTTAATGATATTGTTGTCACAAATTATTGTTATGCAGGTACGACATGGATCGGCTACGATGATACTGAAAGTGTCGAAACCAAGGTTATTTATGTTAGGAGTAATCGCTTTCGTGGTTACTTTGCATGGCACGTTGGGGCGGATTTGAATGACGAGCTTTCCAGGGCAGGTAGTTAA